In Alphaproteobacteria bacterium, a genomic segment contains:
- a CDS encoding GntR family transcriptional regulator: protein MPADTLAPRPLQAALVSAKIVDAVLEAIAHGRLTAGTRLREEEIAGIFGASRAAVREALKALAERGVAVLQPNRGARVASPTEDEVTQTYAARALIEGAMAADLAQHITAADIRKLREHIGAQRRTNDSGERREHLRLMGDFHTLLATLHGNPVVTETLERLVARTSFMTALFPPPTQICAIDDHVAMVDALAKGDGALAQRLASKHMMDNRARLRVAASAQTADLRAALLPA, encoded by the coding sequence ATGCCTGCCGACACGCTCGCCCCGCGCCCGCTGCAAGCCGCCCTCGTCTCCGCCAAGATCGTCGACGCGGTTTTGGAGGCGATCGCCCATGGGCGTTTGACCGCCGGCACGCGCCTGCGCGAGGAGGAAATCGCCGGGATATTCGGTGCGAGCCGGGCGGCGGTGCGCGAGGCGTTGAAGGCGCTGGCCGAGCGTGGCGTCGCGGTGCTGCAGCCCAATCGCGGGGCGCGCGTCGCCTCGCCCACCGAAGACGAAGTCACCCAAACCTATGCCGCGCGCGCGTTGATCGAAGGGGCGATGGCCGCCGATCTCGCCCAGCACATCACCGCCGCCGATATCCGCAAGCTGCGCGAACATATCGGCGCGCAGCGGCGCACCAACGACAGCGGCGAGCGGCGCGAACATCTGCGCTTGATGGGCGATTTCCACACCCTGCTCGCCACGCTGCACGGCAATCCGGTCGTCACCGAAACGCTGGAACGCTTGGTCGCGCGCACCAGCTTCATGACCGCGCTGTTCCCGCCGCCAACCCAGATCTGCGCAATCGACGATCACGTCGCGATGGTCGACGCGCTCGCCAAGGGCGACGGCGCGCTGGCGCAACGCCTGGCGTCCAAGCACATGATGGACAACCGCGCACGCCTGCGCGTAGCGGCATCGGCGCAGACGGCCGATCTGCGCGCGGCGCTGCTGCCCGCGTAG